In Bacillota bacterium, one genomic interval encodes:
- a CDS encoding KTSC domain-containing protein has product MKRIYVESSNLRSVGYDSTTKILEVEFNSGGIYQYFNVSEIVFQALLAADSKGQYFHRNIKNIYAYKRVG; this is encoded by the coding sequence ATGAAACGAATTTATGTGGAGTCAAGTAATTTGAGATCAGTTGGATATGACAGTACAACAAAGATACTGGAAGTAGAGTTCAATTCTGGTGGTATATACCAATACTTTAACGTTTCAGAAATTGTTTTTCAGGCACTTTTGGCTGCAGACTCAAAAGGACAGTATTTTCATAGAAATATTAAAAATATATATGCTTACAAACGAGTTGGATAA
- a CDS encoding GGDEF domain-containing protein has translation MFYAYKDPLTGLYNRRYFYEKLESDLKMLNRSNSNLSLCIIDIDHFKKVNDRYGHLAGDKLLTRVSKILKANSREIDTIARWGGEEFAVILPDTNNNGALKYAERTRKIIEKSAKCFGAILYVLA, from the coding sequence ATGTTTTATGCTTATAAAGATCCGCTGACAGGACTTTACAACCGCAGATATTTCTATGAAAAGTTGGAATCAGATCTAAAGATGTTAAACAGATCAAATAGTAATCTATCCCTTTGTATAATTGATATCGATCATTTTAAAAAGGTAAATGACAGGTACGGGCATCTAGCTGGGGATAAGCTCCTGACTCGAGTCTCAAAAATCCTTAAAGCGAATTCCAGGGAAATCGATACGATAGCACGATGGGGAGGAGAGGAATTTGCTGTTATTCTCCCTGATACTAACAATAACGGAGCGTTAAAGTATGCAGAGAGGACCAGAAAGATAATAGAAAAATCAGCAAAATGTTTTGGCGCTATACTGTATGTATTGGCGTAG
- a CDS encoding helix-turn-helix transcriptional regulator, which translates to MDYKAIGQRIKQERNKMGLTQFQLAEKVDISPQYEGKIERGEKQFSFETIAKLSVALNTSLDYLAFGHRNGSQSPERLELEILVNKLSEGQISLLNDIIRAMLVHKNRM; encoded by the coding sequence ATGGACTATAAGGCTATAGGGCAAAGAATAAAACAAGAACGAAATAAAATGGGACTCACGCAATTTCAGCTTGCTGAAAAGGTTGATATTTCACCGCAGTATGAGGGTAAGATAGAACGGGGAGAAAAACAATTTTCATTTGAGACTATTGCAAAACTGTCTGTTGCATTAAATACTTCACTGGATTATCTTGCATTTGGCCATAGAAATGGTTCCCAGAGTCCGGAAAGACTGGAATTGGAGATATTGGTCAATAAATTGTCGGAAGGGCAAATAAGTCTATTAAATGACATTATTCGCGCTATGCTGGTGCACAAAAACAGAATGTAA